The Bos taurus isolate L1 Dominette 01449 registration number 42190680 breed Hereford chromosome 13, ARS-UCD2.0, whole genome shotgun sequence genome contains a region encoding:
- the LOC132346866 gene encoding basic proline-rich protein-like yields the protein MTSQLTDGAKANTSPKYFANFAKAHRFPGSPKPSFSPILPLPSRNEVPRQEGNNFKRTKFASVLPTWTLEDATETCKGDTSPGDRNLPGGWGGGGGGEAAGLPYPGIWPTPAPSTSPLHRSAGPPPAPSQPDPARTHPGAPRPAPADLPITPAAPSRPGFRGRGPDGRARFRSRPPRGRGPGAPLVHLPCGREWRRPVPQGHLRVHVRGKPAKPRRRQPLAVGKGKMNLPPNGPVGGGCGRGVPGGRAGPGAAAAATAVPSAPLFPFREDPGKAEPGNQEVPRRDTSCRRYGNGPPPPRAAHPGPRLRAAGPARLTGRRQPSPLRPRPPPSWRGPGGPFPAARARCSRVFPPAAGARCQGRRVLAPLPRKRSQERPPGPRGRREREREGPGGTAELGPGAGLRVIARKRQASAGVHWQVEEWLTPGVRSAEQWPRAMGSAARLPRVSFLALLPTSCQSLDTNFLYASVYL from the exons ATGACCAGCCAATTAACAGATGGTGCCAAAGCCAACACTT CTCCCAAGTATTTTGCAAACTTTGCAAAGGCGCACAGATTTCCAGGTTCTCCAAAGCCCTCATTCAGCCCCATCCTCCCCTTGCCTAGTCGAAACGAAGTTCCGCGGCAGGAaggcaataattttaaaagaacgaAGTTTGCCTCGGTCCTGCCCACTTGGACTCTGGAGGACGCAACTGAAACTTGCAAGGGAGACACGTCTCCCGGGGACCGAAACTtgccgggggggtggggggggggtgggggtggagaggcaGCGGGTCTCCCCTACCCCGGGATCTGGCCGACCCCCGCCCCTTCCACGAGCCCCCTTCACCGGTCGGCAGGTCCCCCTCCCGCGCCGTCCCAGCCAGATCCAGCCCGCACGCACCCCGGCGCCCCTCGCCCGGCGCCCGCCGACCTGCCAATCACACCCGCAGCACCCAGCCGTCCGGGCTTCAGGGGGCGGGGGCCGGACGGCCGCGCGCGTTTCCGGAGCCGGCCCCCTCGAGGGCGGGGGCCGGGAGCGCCGCTCGTCCACCTCCCCTGCGGCCGCGAATGGCGGCGTCCGGTTCCCCAGGGCCACCTCCGAGTCCATGTCCGGGGGAAGCCGGCCAAGCCCCGCCGCCGCCAGCCCCTCGCAGTGGGAAAGGGGAAAATGAACTTACCTCCGAACGGTCCCGTCGGCGGAGGCTGCGGGCGGGGGGTCCCCGGGGGCCGAGCAGGTCCCGGCGCAGCGGCGGCGGCTACCGCAGTGCCCTCCGCCCCATTGTTTCCCTTCCGAGAGGATCCCGGCAAAGCCGAGCCCGGGAACCAGGAAGTTCCCCGGCGCGACACCTCCTGCCGCCGCTATGGAAACGGCCCCCCGCCTCCCAGAGCAGCTCACCCGGGACCCCGCCTCCGAGCCGCCGGCCCCGCCCGCCTCACGGGCCGCCGCCAACCGTCGCCGCTGCGGCCGCGGCCGCCGCCATCTTGGCGCGGCCCGGGCGGCCCCTTCCCGGCGGCACGTGCGCGCTGCTCCCGCGTATTCCCGCCGGCCGCGGGGGCGCGCTGCCAGGGCCGCAGGGTGCTGGCGCCGCTTCCCAGGAAGCGTAGCCAGGAGCGGCCCCCGGGACCccgagggaggagagagagagagagagagggtccAGGAGGGACTGCAGAGCTAGGACCTGGAGCGGGGCTTCGAGTAATTGCACGAAAACGACAGGCTTCAGCTGGTGTCCACTGGCAGGTCGAGGAATGGCTGACACCAGGGGTGAGGTCAGCAGAGCAGTGGCCGAGAGCCATGGGCTCTGCAGCCAGATTGCCTCGTGTTTCGTTTCTGGCTCTACTACCCACCAGCTGTCAGAGCTTGGACACTAATTTTCTGTATGCCTCAGTTTATCTGTAA